cagagaactgcttcaacacgggaggcagaggttgcagtgagccgagatcgctgcactgtactccagcctgggcaacagagcctgactctgtctcaaaaaaacaaaacaaaacaaaacttatcCAGGCGTGGCAGCGTGCTCCtggagttccagctacccaggaggctgaggtgggagaatcacttgaacccaggagcgggaggttgcagtgagccgagatcacgccattgcactccagcctgggcaactgagcaagactccatctcaaaaaataataataattagaaaaataaagggaCATTTGAACTTCCCTGGCATCAGGCAATGGCGGAATGGGGACAGCAGGCCTCTGCTACCCGCCAAGTTCCTGTGCTGGGCCGGGGGCTGCCCCCAGTGTGCAGACCCCCTCTTAGGCCACCTCTCGCCCCTTGCTGCAGACCTCCTGGGAGCATCTGGGAGGGCAGAAGCACAGAAAGAAGGAGGTGGCCCAGAAGACAGGCATGCAGCCCAACGGCAGCTCGCGGTGGGTGCAGGCTCAGCTCCGCTGTGACCTATGCGCCGGGTCctggacctcagcctcccaagtagctgggactacaagcctgtgccaccatgctgggctaatttttgcgtttttagtagagacggggtttcaccgtgttggcgaggatggtctccaactcctgacctcaggtgatccaccgccttggcctcccagagtgctggggttacaggcgtgagccaccgcgcctggcctcttctggtagaatttgggcTGCTACTGGGTGCTGGGGTTCTCTGGAAGCTCCCCCCGCCTGCACGCTGAGGGTTCCCTGAACTGCCACCTCCACTGGGCTCCCCTGCATGCCCTGGGGCTCACGGTGAACAAACTGGGCTCAGAACCAGTTATGTGGGTACCAGGAGATGAAGGTGGCATCCTTTCGCCCTCCCCTGTGGCCCTGCCTGCCCTGCGTGCGAAGCCCCAGCTGTCCGCGCTGACCCGCGGTGACTAGGGTTCAATGCCAGGCTTTGTGTGTGTCGCTTCACTTTCCCTCCATGACAACTCTTCTtcatgggtttttgtttgttttttgagacagcctcgcTTTGTCACCGGGTCTAGAGTACAgaggtgctatcatagctcactgcagcctctgcctcctgggctcaagcgatcctcccagctcggcctcctgagtagctgggactgcaggtttgcaccaccactccccactactttatttttatttttattttttttagagatggggtcttgctatgtccctcaggctggtctgaaactcctaggcttaagtgatcctcctgcctcggcctcccacagtgccgggattccaggcgtgaggcgtgagccactgtgcccagcccgaaACTCATTGAAGTCGATGTTGACACCAGTCCCAGCGTGTAGATGGAAAAGCCGTGAACAGTGGAGGTGGAACTGGAGCTGTCTGTGTGAGAGCCTCTACCCTGGACCGCCCTGCTGTGTGCATGCGCCGGGGCTGGGGGACGCTCTGTTTTTAGCCTCAGTACCCTTGATTCTTGAATAGCCACGTGATTTTGAAGCTGGAGCCCTCAAGTCATGCTGATAACAGACATTTGTCTGCCCTGAGGCTCCACAATGCTGCCCAGCGGGGGCAGGTTAAGTGGGAGCCTTGGTCCACCTGATACTTGATCATCGGTTAACTAAGGGACGTGGACTTTGTGCCGTCGGTGGGTTCCTCAAGCAAAGACCTAAAACCAGCACTTCTCCGCCGACAGATTGAAATTGGCCTCACAGGCCGGGCgcgcggtggctcatccctgtaatcccagcactcttgggaggctgaggtgggtggatcacgaggtcagaactctgaggccagcatggggaaacctcgcctctactaaaaatgcaagaaattagctgggcgtggtggtgcacacatatagtcccagctactcaggaggctgaggccggagaattgcttgaacctgggaggtggaggttgcagtgagccgagatcacgccgcggcactccagcctgggtgacggagcaagactccatctcagaaaagcaagcaagcaagcaagcggCCTTTTCTCGGCTGGGTCGCACGCTGGCATGAAAGGGAGGGTGAGGTCGCTCCCAGGCCATCCCGCCCCCCTCCTAtcgggaggagggaaggggatggCAGAGCCCAGGGTCTAGGTGGCTCTCCACCCCTGCCGCCGCAGTGACATGGTTCTTCCCCTCAGGGCCTCCTGAGCCACAGGCAGCAGCCTGCAGACCCCAGAGGGAGAAACCAACCCCACCCAAATCGGAGGGTCCCGGAGCACCCGCCCAAGGAGACTCGGAGGAAGCTCCACAGGGCTGCTCTGATGCGCAGCCAGTGGGGCCAGAATATGTGGAGGAGgtaggtggaggcaggtggaggcCAACAAGCCCTGGTGCTCCAGCTAGGGAAGGACCCTCCCGGGGCTCAGGCTTTGAGACCTCCTCCAGGTTCTCCCAGCGACATTTACGAACCAGCCCCGTTCCTGAGTTGCCCCCGCAGACCTGCCTGACACTGTGGGTGCCGGATGTCGGCTATTAGcaggaaatgaatgaatatggATCTGTGAGGGTCAGAGACAGGCGGAGGCATTGCCCCCAGGGGTCCCTGAGGAGCTGCCTGTCTGGGAGGCGGAAAGGACACCAGGCAGTGGAAGGTCCCTGGGAGGTTGCAGGCCTGTCTGTCCAGCCCCTTTCCTGGGCCTGGGGGACCTGGCCAAGTTCCCAGCCAGCGGCAGCTCAGACCCTTGAGCTGGTTGGCCTTGCACGTTCCAGAGAGGCAGGGCTGGGTTTCCTCTGCCTTGCCTGTAGGCCTgggattcttcttcttctttttttttttttttttttttaagatacagagccttgctctgtcacccaggctggagtgccatggttccatcacactgcagccttgacctcctgggctcagtccatcctcccaccccccaagcagctgggactacaggcgtgagccatcattcccagctaattatttatttttttgtagaaacacggcctcgctatgttgaccaggctggtcttgaactttcgggctcaagcagtcctcccgcctcccacggtggtgcgtacctgtaggagtttgaggctgcagtgagctgagatcgagccactgcactccagtctgggtgacagcaagaccctgtctctaaaaataaataaataagggccagcgcagtggctcacgcctgtagtcccaacactttgggaggctgaggcaggtggatcatgagatcaggagttcgagaccagcttgaccaacatggtgaaacccgtctctaccaaaaatacaaaaaccagccgaGTGTcatagcacacacctgtgatcccagctactcgagaggctgaggcaggagaattgcttaaacctggaggcGGAGGGGGCTCATGTCCTCTCGGCCTCGTGCCCGGTGCGCGTGCTGCTGTGTCTTGTGCCTCAGGTGTGCAGCGCTTCGCTTCCATTGCAAGCTGTGCCAGTGCAGTTTCAACGACCCTAATGCCAAGGACCTGCACGTGAcggggcggcggcggctgcaGTACCGGGTGTGTCCAGCAGGGGGAGCCCCGACACCCTTCCGGGCGGCTTGGCCCAGGTGGGCGCTGGCAGGGAGCCCTCTGGTCCGGTGATCCCACGAATTCAGAGGGTGGggcgattttttttttcccgacGTCTTCGTTCACGTCTCAAAGTGCATCTTGGGCGGGGTGCAGTGGCCGACGGGTGTCATCCCCATGCTTTGGAATGTTGAGCAAGAGgctcaccggaggtcaggagttcgagaccagcctggccaacacggtgaaaccccgtctctactaaaaatacaaaacttggccgggcgtggtggcgcgcgcctgtagtcccagctactcgggaggctgaggcaggagaatcgcttgaacccgggaggcggaggttgcagcgagctgcgatcacgccactgcactccagcccaggcgacaactgtgaaactctgtctcaaaaaaaagactttgGGAGATTGCAGCCCAACGGTTCTAGTCTCGGGGCCTCTCCCTGCACCCTGAGACCCTCCCGGCACCCCTGTCTAAAGCAATCATCTCACAGCCTGGCCTCTCCTTCCAGAAGAAAGTGAACCCCAACCTTCCCATCgccacagagcccagcagccGGGCTCGGAGGCTCCCGGAAGAACGGATAAGGAAGCGGCGGCGCCTGGCGGAGGAGCGGCTGGAGGAGCTGCAGCGCTGGCACGCGGAGAGGAGGTGCCCAGGGGGTCTTGGCAAGGGGGCCTGAAGAGCGAGGGCAGGTCCAGATGGAAGCAGACGCCCGCCGCTGCAGACTGTTGGCTCCCCGGTGTGCGCTCTCAGGCAGTGTGGGAGACGGGTGCCCGGGCAGTGGCCACATCCTGGTGTGGGAGCATGAGAGGGTTCCAGAGCAGACTAGACATGTGGGCGCCAGGGCCTCCACAGACACTGCCTGCCAACCCACTGGACCACACAGCTGCAGAGTTGCCTGGTGACCCTGCATCTCCCTGACCCCTGGTGTGCTCCATGACCCATGGCCCCTAACTCCTGGAGTCCCCTATGACCCCTGACCCCTGGAGTCCCCTGTGACCCCTGACCCTTGgtgtccctgtgtccctgtgacCCCTGGTGTCCCTGTGTCCCCCTGACCCCTGGAGTCCCCTGTGACCCCTGACCCTTGgtgtccctgtgtccctgtgacCCCTGGTGTCCCTGTGTCCCCCTGACCCCTGGAGTCCCCTGTGACCCCTGACCCTTGgtgtccctgtgtccctgtgacCCCTGGTGTCCCTGTGTCCCCCTGACCCCTGGAGTCCCCTGTGACCCCTGACCCCTGGAGTCCCCTGTGACCCCTGACCCTTGgtgtccctgtgtccctgtgacCCCTGGTGTCCCTGTGTCCCCCTGACCCCTGGAGTCCCCTGTGTCCCCTGACCCCTGGAGTCCCTTGCGTCCCCTGACCCCTGATGTTCCCTGTGTCCCCCTGACCCCTGGAATCCCATGTCTATCCCAGAGCATTTTCTGATGGAACATCTGACTCTGGTGTGTCCAGCAGCAGCAGGTCCGCATTGGGAAGGGAtccaggacctcctgagggccgCAGCCACCCGGGCTGGGCCTCTTTTGTCTAAAGGCATGTCTTTGTCCACCCTGTGAGCCCCCTTCCTTCCCAGCGTCAGTCTTCTGTGCATACAGCAGGCGCCCATGCAGTGTGGTAGAGCCTCAGTGAGAGCTTCGGCCCTGCCTTCCTTGCCGGGAGCACGAGGCCCCAGCGTCTCTGATGTACCCCAGCTGAGGGCTGCGGCTGGCCTGAGCCGTAGATTGGCCCTTTGCATCTGTCCCGTCTCCATCCCGAAGGCGGCTGGAGGAGGAGCCACTGCTCCAGGACGAGGAGTCCCATGCGCTGCCACACACGTCGCCCGACCGGCCCCCGCCTCTGCTCAAGGGCAGGCCGGGGCCACCTGCCAGCGCCCCATTCCTGGTAGGTGCGGCGGGTGTTGTCCTCTGCGCACAGATGTGGGCGACCTCACACCCCCCTGGGCAGCAGACCCGTCCTTAGGAGACCCCGGCCTCGTCCCAGGCTCCCACATAGTACTGAGGTGATGGGGCTGCCACGGCCAGGCCCCCTCGCTCCCTAGATGGGAGCCCCAGCACCCCAGCACCCCAGCCCCTCCCGCTGGGGCACACAGGTCCATCTGCTTCCTGGAGCCCCGGGTGGTCACCTCCCGTGGGGAGCCTCCTGCCTCTGTGGCCACCACTGTGTCTTCTCAGATGCATCTGTCCCTGCAGCCCAAGACCCCAGGTCAAtaggaaccttttttttttttttttgagacagagtctggctgtcacccaggctgaggtacagtggtgcaatctcagctcattacaagctctgcttctcaggtttaagcgattctcgtgcctcagcctccctggtagctgggactctGGTGCCCGCCATTACGCACggctattgtttgtatttttttttttttttttttttgaggaggaggagtttcgctcttgctacccaggctggagtgcaatggtgcgatctcggctcaccgcaacctccgcctcctgggttcaggcaattctcctgcctcagcctcctgagtcgctgggattacaggcaccatgcccagctaatttttgtatttttagtagagacggggtttcaccatgttgaccaggatggtctcgatctcttgacctcctgatccacccgcctcggcctcccaaagtgctgggattacaggcttgagccaccgcgcccggcctattgtttgtattttaagtagggacggggtttcgccatgttggccaggctggtctggaactcctgacctcaggtgatccacccgcctcagcctccctaagtgctgggattacaggcgtgagccaccatgcccagcctaaatggGAACCTTAGATTTGCACCTTGCTTTGGGGAACAGGTTCCCAGGCTGACTCAAAAGCCTCTGGTCTGGAAATGTAAGAATGCGGCCAAAAGTGGGGGTCCCCTCAATCCCCCACCCCTCTCAGACCCAAGCTTCCTGTAGCCATCCAGGGCAGCTCAAGGCACCTCCCTGTTCTCCACCCCGGGGCTCTCCATGTGCTGGATTCTCACCTGGCCACATTGCTGCCTCGTAACCCAGCTGGGCACGGCCACCTGCTcccacctgcccacctgcccagcACTCCCCAGGAGACCCCACAGCCCACCCTTGACATGCTTGGCCTCTCCCCACAGCCCAGGCGGTGGCTGGCGTCCAGTGAGGACCGGCAGGTCATGTGCGGGCATGCCGCCAATCTACCCCACGGAGCAGGAGCTCCTGGCTGTGCAGAGGGCCGTGTCCCACGCCAAGCGGGCCCTCAAGCTGGTGTCCGACACGCTGGCCGAGGAGGACCACAGGCACTAAGAGGGAGAGAGCGGCACGTGCAGGTGGCTGGAGATCCCCTTCTCCGGGCCCGGCTCTCAGGCAGGACAGAGGTCAGTGCCTCCAGACGAGACCCTGCAGGAATCCCCAGCTCTGATGGGCCTGGAGCTCTCGGTGGCCGGGGCAGCTTTCCAGTCCCTGGAGTGGGAAGTTCCCAGAGCTCAGAGCTGGAGCTTCTGGGCGCTGATCAAGTCTGAGTTGAAGCGGTGATCCATGCTGTTCTAATGCCTTAGCGCTCCCTTTGCTATTGAAGGCACATCTAAAAACATAGTTCatgggctaggcacggtggctcacacctgtaatcccagcactttgggaggctgaggtgggtggatcaccaggtcaggcgttcgagaccagcctgaccaacatagtgaaaccctgtctctactaaaaatacaaaaaaacagccaggcatggaggtgtgcacctgtaatcccagctacttggagggagaggcagaatcacttgaacctgggaggcagaagttgcagtgagtcgagatggcgccactgtactccagcgtgggtggcagtgcaagactccatctcaaaaaaaaaaaaaaaaaaaaaaaaaaggccgcacgtcgtggctcacacctgtaatcccagcactttgggaggccaaggcggatcatgaggtcaggcgatccagaccatcctggctaacatggtgaaaccccttctctactaaaagtacaaaaaaaattaaccaggtgtggtggtgcgcacctgtcatcccagctactcaggaggctgaggcaggagaattgcttgaacctgggaggcggaggttgcagtgagccgggatcacgccactgcactctagcctggtgtctggcgacagagcaagactctgtctcaaaaaaaacccaaaaaaacccgTAGTTGATGAGGAATTGACAGTCTCTGtaaaccttagtttcctcatctgcaaaaggaaGCTGAGCATGATTCTGAAAGGACATCTCTGCCTCGGGGAGTCACTGAGTAATCAGAGTAGCTCATGTCACTGAGCACCCGTGTGAATCAGCTCCAGGCCCCTGTGATTCTTAGGAAGCAAGAAAGTCCCTGTGTCTCCTAAGTCATTGCCACGGAGTGAAGTCATCCGAGTGGGAGTTACCTTTTTTCAAAGTCCTTCCTGCTTTGGTAgctgctggttttgttttgtttaaagaagCAGgatctgttacccagcctggagtgcaatggtgggatcagAGCTCACTGAGCCTCAGACCCCCATGTGTTCAcgctatcctctcacctcagcctcccgagtagctgggactacaggtgcccaccaccacacccagctaatggttaactttttgtagaaataggggtctcgcagctgggtgtgatggctcacccctataattccagcaccttggaaggctgaggcgggtggatcatgaggtcaggagacggagaccatccttgttaacacagtaaaacccgtctctactgaaaatataaaatgattagccgggtgtggtggtgcgtgtctgcaattgcagctccttgggaggctgaggcaggagaaccgcttgaacacgggaggaggacgttgcagtgagctgagactgcaccaatgcactccagcctggccgatagacggagactccacctcaaaaaaaaagaaaaagaaatggaatcttgctgtgttggccaggctggtcttgaactcctgggctcaagcaatcctcttgcctcagcctctcaagcagctgagactagACATGTCACCACCCCCGctggctaattaaatttttttttttaagagacgtcTTGttatgttagccagtctggtcttgaactcctggactcctgggctcaagcgatcctcccagctcagcctcccaaagtgtcaggaggCTCAGGTTCACTTTCCTCTTTgaatgctttgctttttttttttttttttttgacagagtcttgctctgtcacccaggctgcagtgcggtggctcaacctcagctcaccacaacctccttatccagggttcaagtgattctcctgcctcaacctcctgagaagctgggattacaggcatgcgccaccacatccagctaatttttgtatttttagtagagacggtttcaccatgttggtcaggctggtctcgaactcctgacctcaggtgatccgcccatcttggcctcccagagtgctgggattacaggcatgagccaccgtgcctagcctgaatgcttttctttttggtaaagtCTACCTAACAAAATAGTTAGCTTTTTCACCATGTCTAAGTGCACTGTTCAGGGGCATGAAATTTCACACAGTTCTGCCACTGTCGCCCCGTCCACCCCCAGAACAgtctcatcttcccaaactgaaactctctcGATTAAGCAAACTCCTCATTTTGAGTCACACACCCACGCATGGTCCCCGCCCCCGTCTCTGTGGATTGGCCTGCGCTGGACAGTTCATAGAAATGGGGTCACACACCATGTGGCCTTTCATGTCCGGCTGTCTCACTCTGCCTGAGGGCTTCCTTCTGCTGGAGTAGAGAGTACTGACTCCATCGAGGAAGTGCGAGCCTCACACTGTGCGTTGCAAAGTGTCCCGATACAATCCACACCCAGCACCTTGCCCGCTGCTTTcttttcctggtttttttttgaggctgattcccactctgttgtccaggctggagtgcagtggtgtgatttcggctcatagcaacctctgcctcctcctgggttcaagcgattctcctgccttagccttccaagtgctagaactacaggcatgtgccaccacgcccagctaagttttcctttaattattactatgttgttattattattttgagacaaagcctcaccctgtctcccaggctggagttcagtgacacgatcttagctcactgcagcctctacctcccaggttcaagcagttctcctgcctcagcctcctgagtagctgagattacaggcacgtgccaccacacccggctaatttttgtatttttactggagatggggtttcaccacgttggccaggctggtttcaaactcctgacctcacgtgatcagGAGTTGgatcaaaagtgctgggattacaaggtgtgagccaccacgcccgtcctGGGTTCCTGAATTTTCTTAACCCCAGTGAATCAAGGGCACAAAGAagcattgctttttgttttttctggaacCCACGTGAAGCCAAAACAACCATGTGACAAAGTGCCTGAACGCTGGAGGCGTCAGACCTCTCGGGGCATGCCTGGGGCTTAGCGTTTGCTCACAAGGAAGGAAAGTGTGGGTCTGGCCACTGTCTTGGCTACCCCGAGGCTTGCTCGGTGGCAGCACCTTCGAGATGGATCTCACAgtgtcccatttctttttttttttcctttttttagtgatggggtttcaccatgatggccaggctggtcttgaactcctgacctcaggtgatccacccaccttggcctcccaaagtgctagaattacaggcgtgagccaccacgcccggccacagtGTCCCATTTCATCCTGCAAGCGCCTTGGACAGAGTGGCCTGGTCACATTTCATGGACGAGGACGCCAAGGCATAGAGAGGCTTTGCAAATTGTGGGGTCCCCGTAGCTCAGAAGCGAGGCAGCTGGGGTACCCGTTGCCTCTCCGCTGATGGCGCACGTCTGTGGCTTTGTCCCCACAGCAGCGTGGCCCCCCAGGCTCGGGTCCTGAAAGGAGTCATGCGGGTAGGCATCCTGGCCAAGGGCCTCCTCCTGCGTGGGGACAGGAACGTGTGTCTCGCCCTGCTCTGCTCCGTGAAGCCCACGCACGGCCTGCTGCGAAGGATTGCGCAGCAGCTTCCCCGGCAGCTCCAGGTGAGGTCAGAACCCTGTTCATCGCTGCTCCCCGGTGTCTGGCTGCCAGCCCTCTCCCCACAGCCCCTCGAGCTCCTAGATGGCAGGGGACCTTTGTTACAACACAATTTTAAGATACAAGCagcaggccaggcgaggtggctcacgcctgtaatcccagcactttgggaggctgaggcaggtggatcacctgaagtcaggagttcgagaccagcctggtcaacatggtgaaacccgtgtctactaaaaatacaaaaattagctgggcgtggtggcaggtgcctgtaatcccagctactcaggaggctgaggcaggagaatcgtttgagccctggaggcggaggttgcagtgagctgagatcacaccactgcactccagcctgggtcacagagtgagactccgtctctaaaaaaagaaaaatcggtCCCCAGAGTAGTCCCTTCTTCCTGAATGTCTGTCACAGTCCCTGGGGGAACTCAGCCTTACTCCTTTGAGTTTTCCAGTGGGCACTGGATACCCAGGGGCTGGGAAGTGCCTGATTGGGTAGACAGTATTCCCCATAGAAGGACCACCACCTGCAGAGCCCAAAGCCGGAGGTCCAGAGCGAGGAGGAGTGGGTGTGAGCGGATGAGAGGGTGCCTGGATCAAGCCCGGCCTGAAGGCCATACCCAGAGGTAGGATTGCATTCTCAGGGAAATGTGGAGGCCAGAGGGTTTTGAGCAGGGGAGTGACACGCTCTGACTTCACCAATTGCATCTTTTCCTACACACCTGCAACATGACGGTGGTTCAGATACAGCCCCTGCTTTCTGGAAAACCTGCAGCCCAGTGGCAAAGACAATTCCTGAGGCCCACGAGACTGGCTAAGGCTGTGGGGAGGCGTGCAGCATCCACCCCAGTGACGTCAACAGAGCTCCCGGGGGCTGCCTTGCAGCAGGGAGGCCCTGCAAAGGGAAGGGATGGAGGATTAGGAGAGAGGTGGGTTTCAGGTGTGGGCACAGGCCACATGGAGGGTGGTGACCGTGGGCAGGAAGGCCAGACTTCGACACAG
This genomic interval from Saimiri boliviensis isolate mSaiBol1 chromosome 14, mSaiBol1.pri, whole genome shotgun sequence contains the following:
- the LOC101036040 gene encoding LOW QUALITY PROTEIN: zinc finger RNA-binding protein 2 (The sequence of the model RefSeq protein was modified relative to this genomic sequence to represent the inferred CDS: deleted 1 base in 1 codon; substituted 2 bases at 2 genomic stop codons) — its product is MAEWGQQASATRQVPVLGRGLPPAIPPPSYREEGRGWQSPGSRWLSTPAAAVTWFFPSGPPEPQAAACRPQREKPTPPKSEGPGAPAQGDSEEAPQGCSDAQPVGPEYVEEVGGGRCAALRFHCKLCQCSFNDPNAKDLHVTGRRRLQYRKKVNPNLPIATEPSSRARRLPEERIRKRRRLAEERLEELQRWHAERRRLEEEPLLQDEESHALPHTSPDRPPPLLKGRPGPPASAPFLPRRWLASSEDRQVMCGHAAIYPTEQELLAVQRAVSHAKRALKLVSDTLAEEDHRHXEGESGTCSSVAPQARVLKGVMRVGILAKGLLLRGDRNVCLALLCSVKPTHGLLRRIAQQLPRQLQMVTEDEYEVSSDPEANIVISSCEEPRMQVTVSVTSPLMREDPSTDPEGVKEPQADPGDVLSRERCLESLAALCHARWFQARASGLQPCVIVIRVLXDLCRSVPTWGALPAWALELLVEKVVNTVAGPLGPGDAVRRVLECVATGTLLPDGPGLQDPCERDHTDALKSMTLQERDDVTTSTQRALRMLAFRQTHKVLGMDLLPPRPRLGACFWKRRQGPGEAEEGAGERKQGRRGREGREGLM